Genomic window (Vibrio coralliirubri):
GGTGAGCGTTGGCTCACCTTTTTTTTATCCGTATGATTTAAGTGGCTAAGATGTAAGCGGAATTGCCCCTTATAGTGTCTAGACACCACTGAATGCTTCCCCTATAATCTATGCCCTACGGCCCCTTAGCTCAGTGGTTAGAGCGCACGACTCATAATCGTTCGGTCCCCAGTTCAAATCTGGGAGGGGCCACCAAATTTAGAAAGGCGTAGAAGGTTAGTACCTACTACGCCTTTTTTCTTTTTCAGAAAGCTGGGTGCTCTTACGGGTGCTCCTATAATATTCACTATGCTCTCTCCACTTAGCCTCATATCTTGTCAATATAGACTTTCAACCAGTACTTAGTATTTGCGGTAACTCATAGTAAAATCACTGTACGGTTGGTCTATTGCTGATAATCCAATAAGATGCGATAACCCGTTTCTAAGAAGAAGAGTATATGGCTGTATATAACACAGCGTCAGACTCGGCTAACACAGCCGTACGAGCATTCCTAACGAAAGTGGGAGAGTTTTACCTAGGGCACTCATTCAACACTACAAGTGGCAAAGGAAAGAAGATTTGGTTGCAAATTAGAAATGAGCAATTTGATTCATCATGCGCTTATTGTGGTGAAAAGAAGGAAAGCTTGCAAGTTGAACACTTGTACATGTTCAACCGCTCTGAATACGGCTTACATCACCCTGGAAACATTGTTCCTTGCTGTAAACTGTGTAACAAGCGCTCCAGGAACGAGGACAACACATATTGTACTTGGGAGCAGCACTTACTCTATGTTTGTAGACAAAACTATGAAATAGAACAGTTTGAACTAAGAAAGCAACGAATTCTTGATAATTTTGAAATGTTTAATTATCCAAAGCTGAACGACAAAGAACGACACGCCATTCGTGTAATAGCAAACAGCCTTTATAACAATATTAAAGCCGAATCAGAGAAGTCACTAAACCTATACAAACAATTAGACGAAGCATTTGTTAGATAGGTTCAATCATGTTGGCAAACAGCTACGCCGCCATAGCTATTTGCAAATAAAACGGTAGAATGTCGCGGCTTAGAATCTTGAAGGTTAGTTGAATGTCACACAAAGCTATAGATTTATTTGCCGGCGCAGGTGGATTCAGTTTAGCTGCACATAATCTCGGCTTAGATATAATAGCAGCTATAGAGCTTGATAAAACGGCTTCTGAAACATATCACCTCAACCTCATAGAGAGATTAGGGCAAGATACCAGCCTACTTAACGAAGACATACTTCAAATAAACCCAGAATCACTAAGAGAAGAGTTGGGAATTGAAACCGGGGAATTATCAATTATTCTTGGTGGACCACCATGCCAAGGATTTTCGAGTCATCGCATAAAAGATGCGGGGGTTAATGATCCGAGGAACAAGTTACTTCTTCGCTACTTCGATTTTGTTGAAGCTTTTCTACCTAAAGCTTTCCTAGTAGAAAATGTGACTGGTCTTTTTTGGGAAAGGCATAAAAGTTATTTAGACAACTTTTTAGCTTTAGCTGAACAGCACCATTATAACGTTGTATTTTGTGACACCTTAAACGCAAAGGATTATGGTGTTCCTCAAAATCGAAAACGAGCGTTTATTTTAGGGATTAGAGAAGATACAAACACTTTAAACTTTCCCCCACTAAAGACTCACTTTTCGCCAGCTTCAAAAGAAGTTAAAGAAGGGGCGAATAAATGGAGAACCGCTTCATCGGTATTTGAACCCCTAACACCTGCTTTGATAGAACAGTATGTTAAAGAACACTTTAGGGATCATACAAAGCTTAAAGATAACGAAGCTAGGTTAGTGCTGGAGAATTTGGAAGCTGGAAGTGAAATTAATTTCGATGACCCATGCAATGTACATATGCAACCAACCGAAAGAATGAAAGAGCGCTTTAAGAAAACTCGGTTGAACGGAAGTCGTACAGATGCAGGCAAGGAATTTGAACTTAAATGCCACGCAAATGGGTATCTAGGACATAAAGATGTATATGGAAGAATGTTTATACATCAGCCTTCAAATACTATCACAACTGGCTGTAACAACCCCTCTAAAGGACGGTTTGTACATCCCTGGAAAGATCATGGTATAACTTTAAGACACGCAGCAAGATTACAAACATTTCCAGACGAATTCACTTTCGTAGGAAGCTCGACTCACCAAGCCAAGCAAATTGGCAATGCTGTACCACCAGAGCTTGGTCAGATACTCATAAACGCCATTATGAATGGAATTGAATAGAAAAAGAGTCTATTATATAGGCTCTTTTTTTTTAATATTAACTAGTTAACCACCATATGCAATTCTGCGAGATTACTAAATATGGCCATTTTTAAAACACGAGCTAGAGCATTAGACTTACTAGGTCGCCAACAAATAGCAGGCATTCCTACTGCAATTAATGAACTTCTCAAAAACTCCCATGATGCGTATGCCGATAAAGTCGATATCGATTACTTTCGTTCTAAAGATCTATTCATTTTAAGAGATGATGGCATAGGAATGACCAAAGATGATTTTGAAAATCGTTGGTTGACACTTGGGACTGAATCAAAAGTAAAACATAAGAAGTCATTAGAGCCTCGTATCGATGGAAGTAAAGACTTCCGAATACCAATGGGTGAAAAAGGTATAGGCCGGCTTGCAATAGCATCAATTGGAAAACTAGTGCTAATTGTGACGAAAGCAAAAGGCAAAAATGAAATTACTGCCGCCCTTATTAATTGGCAACTTTTCGAGATCCCAGGGTTAAATTTAGAAGATATATCGATCCCAATACAAACATTTAGTTCCCTTCCTAACCAAGAAGAACTTTCTTCCATGAAGGCCGAATTAAAAACTTCTATCGATAGATTAAATGATCAAGACGATCTCTCAGAACAAGAATACGAATCATTAACTAATACATTAAATAATTTCGAATTTTGTCCAAGAGAAATAGATAAAAAGCTAGTTGGTAAATATGAGTTAGATGACCTAAATAAAGGTGGAACTTTTTTCTATATCTCATCTGTAGATCCAATCATTAATACCGATATTGACGGTTCTAGTAAAGGAAAAGAAGCTACTAAAATTGAAAAAATGCTGATGGGCTTTCACAACACAATGACGCCTGAGCACCCAAAACCTACTTTAGATATTGTATTTCGAGACTATAAATATAATGATGATAATTATATTGGTATTATCGATCGGGAACACTTCTTTTCAGTTGATGACTTTGAAAAAGCAGATCACCACTTTGAAGGGCAATTTGATGAATATGGCCAATTTAAAGGAATGGTTAAAATTTATCATGAGAAAACGTTTGATCACATCGTTAACTGGACTGAGAATAATTTCAAAACGACACGATGCGGGCCGTTTTCTATAAATTTTGCTTATATTCAAGGTAGAAAAATAGAATCTATATTAGATCCTGAGAATCACACTAGAATAAAAGAAAAAGCCAATAAGTTTGGCGGACTATATATATATAAAGATAACATCAGAATATTACCTTATGGTGATTCTGATTATGATTATTTAGAAATTGAAAAAAGGCGAAACCTTAGATTTTCATCCTTCTTTTCATATCGAAGAATGTTTGGTGTTATCAATATTACACATGAAGACAATGGAGAATTAAAAGAAAAGGCTGGACGTGAAGGCTTTATAGAAAATAAATCATACCGTCAAATGCAAAATATTCTAAAGAACTTCTTTGTACAAATAGCTGCCGATTTCTTTTCATCAGATGATAATTCACCTAAGTCAGAGTTGTGGAACAGCAAAAAAAATGAAATAACTCAAACTTATAAAGCACTAGAAAAAAGAGAAAAGCAGGCAAAGGAACGTAAAGTAAAATTTGAAAAGAATCTTAATCAGTTCTTTGAACTTTATAAAAATGACACATTCAATGAACAGGTTAATTACCTCTTAAATGAAATAAACTTTGATTTTAAAAGCGTTGCCTCTGAAAAAGATGAGGATTTAGCTAGCCAAAAAATTCTAGATGTAGAGTCGATATCTAGACAGAAGCTATCTGATTATAG
Coding sequences:
- a CDS encoding HNH endonuclease; protein product: MAVYNTASDSANTAVRAFLTKVGEFYLGHSFNTTSGKGKKIWLQIRNEQFDSSCAYCGEKKESLQVEHLYMFNRSEYGLHHPGNIVPCCKLCNKRSRNEDNTYCTWEQHLLYVCRQNYEIEQFELRKQRILDNFEMFNYPKLNDKERHAIRVIANSLYNNIKAESEKSLNLYKQLDEAFVR
- a CDS encoding DNA cytosine methyltransferase, whose product is MSHKAIDLFAGAGGFSLAAHNLGLDIIAAIELDKTASETYHLNLIERLGQDTSLLNEDILQINPESLREELGIETGELSIILGGPPCQGFSSHRIKDAGVNDPRNKLLLRYFDFVEAFLPKAFLVENVTGLFWERHKSYLDNFLALAEQHHYNVVFCDTLNAKDYGVPQNRKRAFILGIREDTNTLNFPPLKTHFSPASKEVKEGANKWRTASSVFEPLTPALIEQYVKEHFRDHTKLKDNEARLVLENLEAGSEINFDDPCNVHMQPTERMKERFKKTRLNGSRTDAGKEFELKCHANGYLGHKDVYGRMFIHQPSNTITTGCNNPSKGRFVHPWKDHGITLRHAARLQTFPDEFTFVGSSTHQAKQIGNAVPPELGQILINAIMNGIE
- a CDS encoding ATP-binding protein, with the translated sequence MAIFKTRARALDLLGRQQIAGIPTAINELLKNSHDAYADKVDIDYFRSKDLFILRDDGIGMTKDDFENRWLTLGTESKVKHKKSLEPRIDGSKDFRIPMGEKGIGRLAIASIGKLVLIVTKAKGKNEITAALINWQLFEIPGLNLEDISIPIQTFSSLPNQEELSSMKAELKTSIDRLNDQDDLSEQEYESLTNTLNNFEFCPREIDKKLVGKYELDDLNKGGTFFYISSVDPIINTDIDGSSKGKEATKIEKMLMGFHNTMTPEHPKPTLDIVFRDYKYNDDNYIGIIDREHFFSVDDFEKADHHFEGQFDEYGQFKGMVKIYHEKTFDHIVNWTENNFKTTRCGPFSINFAYIQGRKIESILDPENHTRIKEKANKFGGLYIYKDNIRILPYGDSDYDYLEIEKRRNLRFSSFFSYRRMFGVINITHEDNGELKEKAGREGFIENKSYRQMQNILKNFFVQIAADFFSSDDNSPKSELWNSKKNEITQTYKALEKREKQAKERKVKFEKNLNQFFELYKNDTFNEQVNYLLNEINFDFKSVASEKDEDLASQKILDVESISRQKLSDYRKSIIVPSPRGFYIKGEVKRDYETYLELIDEVNLNIFEKAFLKIDDIVEETVSVLHIELNKRRRLEQAVEAISNQAKKLNSDKRKAANESALDISKRVKSLASELMIDLDDQIREVKDKFKKVSIEDEPDINLVAMRNALSDEITLISERNTNVLDTIIRQLEGIYWEKDEDNNYITNDQITSALSEELESLRDKVNVDVELSQLGLAVGVIHHEFNSTVRSIRHSLKDLKAWSDVNEDLDGVYKNIKINFEHLDGYLNLFTPLNRRLSRRSEEIKLLEIKNFLIDLFKSRLKRHNIEFKHTNGFAKGKIIGYRSTFYPVFVNVIDNAIHWLNESGNENKTIRLHADKEGNVYISNNGLEIKPQDKNKIFSLGFSRKDNGRGMGLHISNEVLESAGYELILDEARDNSTVTFKLSKGKDND